Proteins from one Nitrobacteraceae bacterium AZCC 2146 genomic window:
- a CDS encoding chaperonin GroEL (product_source=KO:K04077; cath_funfam=1.10.560.10; cog=COG0459; ko=KO:K04077; pfam=PF00118; superfamily=48592; tigrfam=TIGR02348), translating into MSAKEVKFGVDARDKMLRGVDILANAVKVTLGPKGRNVVLDKSFGAPRITKDGVTVAKEIELDDKFENMGAQMVREVASKSADLAGDGTTTATVLAQAIVKEGAKSVAAGMNPMDLKRGIDLAVEAVVADLVKNSKKVTSNDEIAQVGTISANGDAEIGKFLADAMKKVGNEGVITVEEAKSLETELDVVEGMQFDRGYISPYFVTNADKMRVEFDDAYILINEKKLSSLNEMLPLLEAVVQTGKPLVIVAEDVEGEALATLVVNRLRGGLKVAAVKAPGFGDRRKAMLQDIAILTGGQAISEDLGIKLENVTLAMLGRAKKVMIDKENTTIVNGAGKKADIEARVAQIKAQIEETTSDYDREKLQERLAKLAGGVAVIRVGGATEIEVKERKDRVDDAMHATRAAVEEGIVPGGGVALLRASEVLKKIKTANDDQKTGVEIVRKALSAPARQIAINAGEDGSVIVGKVLENATYAFGFDSQTGAYGDLVKKGIIDPTKVVRAAIQNAASVAGLLITTEAMVAELPKKGGAGGGMPPGGGGMGGMDF; encoded by the coding sequence ATGTCAGCTAAAGAAGTCAAATTCGGCGTTGATGCCCGCGACAAGATGCTGCGCGGCGTCGACATTCTCGCCAACGCCGTCAAGGTAACGCTCGGTCCCAAGGGCCGCAACGTCGTGCTCGACAAGTCGTTCGGCGCACCCCGCATCACCAAGGACGGCGTCACCGTCGCCAAGGAAATCGAGCTCGACGACAAGTTCGAGAATATGGGCGCCCAGATGGTCCGCGAAGTGGCCTCGAAGTCGGCGGATCTCGCCGGCGACGGCACCACCACCGCCACCGTGCTCGCCCAGGCCATCGTCAAGGAAGGCGCCAAGTCGGTTGCCGCCGGCATGAACCCGATGGACCTGAAGCGCGGCATCGACCTGGCTGTGGAAGCCGTGGTCGCTGACCTCGTCAAGAACTCCAAGAAGGTCACGTCGAACGACGAGATCGCCCAGGTCGGCACCATCTCCGCCAACGGCGACGCAGAAATCGGCAAGTTCCTCGCCGACGCCATGAAGAAGGTCGGCAACGAGGGCGTCATCACGGTTGAAGAAGCCAAGTCGCTCGAGACCGAACTCGACGTCGTCGAAGGCATGCAGTTCGACCGCGGCTACATCTCGCCCTACTTCGTCACCAACGCCGACAAGATGCGCGTCGAGTTCGACGACGCCTACATCCTGATCAACGAGAAGAAGCTCTCCAGCCTGAACGAAATGCTTCCGCTGCTGGAAGCCGTCGTGCAGACCGGCAAGCCGCTCGTCATCGTCGCGGAAGACGTTGAAGGCGAAGCTCTCGCCACCCTCGTCGTCAACCGCCTGCGTGGCGGCCTCAAGGTTGCGGCTGTGAAGGCTCCGGGCTTCGGCGATCGCCGCAAGGCCATGCTGCAGGACATCGCGATCCTGACCGGCGGCCAGGCGATCTCGGAAGATCTCGGCATCAAGCTCGAGAACGTCACCCTCGCCATGCTCGGTCGCGCCAAGAAGGTGATGATCGACAAGGAGAACACCACCATCGTCAACGGCGCCGGCAAGAAGGCCGACATCGAAGCCCGCGTTGCCCAGATCAAGGCACAGATCGAAGAGACCACTTCGGACTACGACCGTGAGAAGCTGCAGGAGCGTCTGGCCAAGCTCGCTGGCGGCGTCGCGGTGATCCGCGTCGGCGGCGCGACGGAAATCGAAGTCAAGGAGCGCAAGGACCGCGTTGATGACGCGATGCATGCGACCCGCGCCGCGGTTGAAGAAGGCATCGTCCCCGGCGGCGGCGTCGCTCTGCTCCGCGCTTCGGAAGTGCTGAAGAAGATCAAGACCGCCAACGACGACCAGAAGACCGGCGTCGAAATCGTCCGCAAGGCGCTGTCGGCTCCGGCTCGCCAGATCGCCATCAACGCAGGCGAAGACGGCTCGGTCATCGTCGGCAAGGTTCTGGAAAATGCGACCTACGCCTTCGGCTTCGACTCGCAGACCGGTGCCTACGGCGACCTCGTCAAGAAGGGCATCATCGACCCGACCAAGGTGGTCCGTGCCGCGATCCAGAACGCAGCTTCGGTTGCGGGCCTGCTGATCACCACGGAAGCCATGGTCGCCGAACTGCCCAAGAAGGGCGGCGCCGGCGGCGGCATGCCCCCGGGCGGCGGCGGCATGGGCGGCATGGACTTCTAA
- a CDS encoding uncharacterized protein Usg (product_source=COG5425; cog=COG5425; pfam=PF06233): protein MVSRSAVSDDFRKQVLGYGLTTAQILYRMPDHPSLLQTYVWQNYDLFPKFPALKDFLEFWQTSLDGPLFSVTVAHSKLIKPAELRAVDGVFRLH, encoded by the coding sequence ATGGTCTCGAGAAGTGCAGTTTCTGACGATTTCAGAAAGCAGGTACTGGGCTACGGACTGACGACGGCGCAAATCCTGTACCGGATGCCGGACCACCCCTCGCTGCTGCAAACCTATGTCTGGCAGAACTACGACCTGTTTCCGAAATTCCCGGCGCTGAAGGACTTTCTGGAATTCTGGCAGACCTCGCTGGATGGCCCGTTGTTCTCCGTCACCGTCGCGCATTCCAAGCTGATCAAGCCGGCCGAATTGCGCGCCGTCGATGGGGTATTCCGGTTGCACTAG
- a CDS encoding hypothetical protein (product_source=Hypo-rule applied; cath_funfam=3.90.740.10; cleavage_site_network=SignalP-noTM) — protein sequence MASTKIMGWMAAVALVTVQTSAFAQGTEQQREACTPDAFRLCTFAMPDPGRVENCLRTAGPRLSAACYAVFYPPTAANPPPTTRGQASSTARAQAPSFQRKPLPPPQSMDDDD from the coding sequence ATGGCCTCAACGAAGATCATGGGTTGGATGGCGGCTGTCGCTCTGGTCACCGTGCAGACATCGGCTTTTGCGCAGGGAACCGAGCAGCAGCGCGAAGCCTGTACGCCGGATGCATTCAGGCTGTGCACGTTTGCGATGCCCGATCCGGGCCGTGTGGAAAATTGCCTGCGCACTGCCGGGCCGCGGCTGAGTGCGGCCTGCTACGCGGTTTTCTATCCGCCCACGGCGGCCAACCCGCCCCCCACCACGCGCGGACAGGCTTCATCGACAGCACGCGCGCAGGCGCCGTCATTCCAGCGGAAGCCGCTGCCTCCGCCACAGTCAATGGATGATGACGATTGA
- a CDS encoding chaperonin GroES (product_source=KO:K04078; cath_funfam=2.30.33.40; cog=COG0234; ko=KO:K04078; pfam=PF00166; smart=SM00883; superfamily=50129), whose amino-acid sequence MKFRPLHDRVVVKRIDAEEKSAGGIIIPDSAKEKPSQGEIVSVGPGGRDEAGKLIPIDLKVGERVLFGKWSGTEVKIDGQDLLIMKESDIMGVLTDVAPAKKKAA is encoded by the coding sequence ATGAAATTCCGTCCGCTTCACGATCGCGTTGTGGTCAAGCGTATCGACGCCGAAGAGAAGTCCGCTGGCGGCATCATCATCCCGGATAGCGCCAAAGAGAAGCCCTCGCAGGGCGAGATCGTCTCCGTCGGCCCGGGCGGCCGTGACGAAGCCGGCAAGCTGATCCCGATCGACCTCAAGGTCGGCGAGCGCGTCCTGTTCGGCAAGTGGTCGGGCACCGAGGTCAAGATCGATGGCCAGGACCTGCTGATCATGAAGGAAAGCGACATCATGGGTGTTCTCACCGACGTCGCGCCCGCCAAGAAGAAGGCCGCTTAA
- a CDS encoding putative GIY-YIG superfamily endonuclease (product_source=COG2827; cog=COG2827), whose protein sequence is MTAITREKRRRDWKIRLIEEQNPEWVDLYPEIAS, encoded by the coding sequence GTGACGGCCATCACGCGCGAGAAGCGGCGGCGTGACTGGAAGATACGTTTGATCGAGGAGCAGAATCCGGAATGGGTGGATTTGTATCCCGAGATCGCCAGCTGA